The proteins below come from a single Megalops cyprinoides isolate fMegCyp1 chromosome 5, fMegCyp1.pri, whole genome shotgun sequence genomic window:
- the LOC118778048 gene encoding spindlin-Z, translating to MKTPFGKTAGQRSRADAGHAGVSAGMMKKTKNSHKKHKTNVGPSKPVSQPRRNIVGCRIQHNWKEGSGPATQWKGTVLDQVPVNPSLYLIKYDGFDCVYGLELHKDDRVQGLEVLPDRIASSRISDAHLADTMIGKAVEHMFETEDGSKDEWRGMVLARAPIMNTWFYITYEKDPVLYMYQLLDDYKEGDLRIMPDSNDSPPAEREPGEVVDSLVGKQVEYAKEDGSKRTGMVIHQVEAKPSVYFIKFDDDFHIYVYDLVKTS from the exons ATGAAGACCCCATTCGGGAAGACAGCGGGCCAGAGATCCAGAGCTGATGCAG ggCACGCAGGTGTTTCTGCAGGTATGATGAAGAAAACGAAAAATTCCCACAA GAAGCACAAGACCAATGTGGGCCCCAGCAAGCCTGTCTCCCAGCCCAGACGGAACATCGTGGGCTGCAGGATACAGCACAACTGGAAGGAGGGGAGCGGCCCCGCCACGCAGTGGAAGGGCACGGTCCTGGACCAGGTGCCCGTCAACCCCTCGCTCTACCTGATCAAGTACGACGGCTTCGACTGCGTCTACGGGCTGGAGCTCCACAAAGACGACCGGGTGCAGGGGCTCGAGGTCCTGCCCGACAGAATCG CCTCTTCTCGGATCAGTGACGCCCACCTGGCAGACACCATGATCGGCAAGGCCGTGGAGCACATGTTCGAGACGGAGGACGGATCCAAGGACGAATGGAGGGGGATGGTCCTGGCACGGGCTCCCATTATGAACACATGGTTTTATATCACTTACGAGAAGGATCCCGTTTTATACATGTATCAGCTCCTAGACGATTACAAAGAGGGCGACCTTCGGATAATGCCTGATTCAA ATGACTCGCCCCCCGCGGAGCGCGAACCGGGAGAGGTGGTGGACAGCCTGGTGGGAAAGCAAGTGGAGTATGCCAAAGAAGACGGCTCCAAAAGAACTGGCATGGTCATCCATCAGGTCGAGGCCAAACCATCCGTGTATTTCATCAAGTTCGACGACGACTTCCACATCTACGTCTACGATTTGGTAAAAACGTCCTAG